One Thunnus thynnus chromosome 21, fThuThy2.1, whole genome shotgun sequence DNA segment encodes these proteins:
- the LOC137173284 gene encoding receptor activity-modifying protein 3-like, translating to MDTNEFAVLKLFVVGILVNAWMMGGLSATDSFNTEPTLPWPKTPCNESRLQSEVEFCGEVFKQDMALIDPQYWCNLTHFIREYHLFTRCTEEKSQNVNCYWPNPLVESYIIRIHKHFFSNCTMEQVLWVDPPDDTLIILILIPVFLTLAMIALVVWCSKRSDILA from the exons TCAATGCCTGGATGATGGGAGGATTGTCAG CCACCGACAGTTTCAACACAGAGCCCACTCTCCCCTGGCCCAAGACACCCTGCAACGAGTCCCGCCTGCAGTCGGAGGTGGAGTTTTGTGGTGAAGTCTTCAAGCAGGACATGGCTCTCATAGATCCACAGTACTGGTGTAACCTCACACATTTCATCAG GGAGTACCACCTCTTCACACGCTGCACAGAGGAAAagtcccaaaatgtcaactgcTACTGGCCCAACCCACTGGTGGAGAGCTACATCATCCGCATACACAAGCACTTTTTCTCCAACTGCACCATGGAGCAGGTGTTATGGGTGGACCCACCGGACGACACACTAATCATCCTCATCCTTATCCCTGTTTTCCTTACCTTGGCTATGATTGCCCTGGTGGTCTGGTGCAGTAAGAGGAGTGACATCCTGGCctaa